The following proteins are co-located in the Eikenella exigua genome:
- the traF gene encoding conjugative transfer signal peptidase TraF, translating into MIARRIRPLLAAAAKWAAVALTVVFVLLATAYLLGIRFNTSRSVPYGFYRIVDKPIARQVYVRFCPPDTVPFRLARTRGYIEAGSCPSGARGLIKTVVGMPGDHYRFSDAGLVLNGHLQTNTRPLLEDGAGRSLPLNRSSGILQAGQYILMGNNVPNSYDARYYGIINEQDVTAVLEPVWLLD; encoded by the coding sequence ATGATAGCGCGGCGCATCCGGCCGCTGCTTGCGGCGGCTGCCAAGTGGGCGGCCGTTGCTTTAACTGTCGTCTTTGTCCTGTTGGCCACTGCCTATCTGTTGGGTATTCGTTTTAATACTTCCCGCAGCGTTCCCTACGGTTTTTACCGCATAGTGGACAAACCGATTGCCCGGCAGGTTTATGTACGCTTTTGTCCGCCGGATACCGTACCGTTCAGGTTGGCGCGGACACGCGGATACATCGAAGCCGGTTCCTGCCCCAGTGGTGCCCGTGGATTGATTAAAACAGTGGTGGGGATGCCGGGCGACCATTACCGGTTTAGTGATGCCGGTCTGGTATTGAACGGTCATTTGCAGACCAATACCCGTCCGTTGCTTGAGGATGGTGCCGGTCGGTCTTTGCCCTTGAATCGCAGTAGCGGCATTTTGCAGGCGGGGCAATATATCCTGATGGGGAACAACGTGCCCAACTCTTACGATGCCCGTTATTACGGCATCATCAACGAGCAGGATGTGACCGCGGTTTTGGAACCGGTATGGTTGCTGGACTAA
- a CDS encoding DUF5710 domain-containing protein, with the protein MTAKKPFYQQVADKLIEQLQQGTAPWQKPWDGEGMPDHMPHNTITGRRYRGINNLWLLAQQRQDPRWMTYKQAAAIGAQVRKGEKGTVIEYWKFTEEINKTDEQGREIIGADGKPEKQTVQLERPKVFHAVVFNAEQIDNLPPLEISPLAWNPDERAETILRNSGALIQHRAGDRAFYSLRTDSITLPLREQFADAGHYYAVALHELGHWTGHETRLNRDMSHPFGSEGYAREELRAEIASLMLSQDLGVSFHPKQHASYVDSWIKALQDDPMEIMRAAADAEKIHAYVMELAQMQTVEQQQEESMGQTQQNIDEASLDAERQALQAVQDGSIAESVDSLVKEHRVSDLKQLDAIVATIEESGRQGAFWQRHQPPADEAAFLVKLVEARTVLDDAVHQMAAEVESVAEQLQPFLPPQSDDETVKIVSDEKRYVQIPYADKNEAKALGARWDKEKKSWYIPPGVNQAPFEKWLNSPVNQAQTVSTTEPAADKILIDVPYREKNDARALGARWDKEQKSWYIPAGTNAALFARWMQAKPEVVAEEAAPDSMPQDAAVEQQAAAVQQERQAIRQQQGDQTLERVYLAVPYAERGAAKEQGARWDKANKSWYITSDHPNLSAVAKWLPENQALQSEPAMSPQEEFADKLRELGCVVEKGHPFMDGQKHRITTVGDKAGEKSGFYIAYLDGHPAGYVKNNRTGQEERWKAKGHSLSPAEKAKLAAESASKLQQREEQKRQAQEAAVERIKHYMRGYQPVSEPTPYLQTKGIQPQPGIFTDRTGQKTYIPVYNIEGELRSMQYIQPDGTKRFAKDSQQEGGLHVVGARDLQTASTIVLAEGYATAATINEATDETVACVAAFNSGNLPLVAAELSRRYPEKQFLVAGDDDLAVQAKQGRNPGREKAMEAAAVLNCPAVLPVFAPGEQSADQKAFTDFNDLAQKSAFGREGVAKQIGEKIRAQAVTQTARHDRKPPQPEREQAVAVKKRSGPRR; encoded by the coding sequence ATGACGGCCAAAAAACCGTTCTACCAACAAGTAGCCGATAAACTGATCGAACAGTTGCAACAAGGAACCGCTCCCTGGCAAAAGCCGTGGGATGGTGAAGGTATGCCAGACCACATGCCCCACAATACGATTACCGGTCGCCGTTATCGCGGCATCAATAATCTGTGGTTGCTGGCACAACAACGGCAAGATCCACGTTGGATGACATACAAACAGGCTGCCGCAATCGGTGCCCAGGTGCGTAAAGGCGAAAAGGGCACGGTCATTGAGTATTGGAAGTTTACTGAAGAAATCAACAAGACCGATGAGCAAGGCCGCGAAATCATTGGTGCAGACGGCAAACCGGAAAAACAGACGGTGCAGCTGGAGCGACCCAAAGTATTTCATGCCGTGGTGTTCAATGCCGAACAAATCGACAATCTGCCGCCATTGGAAATATCGCCGCTGGCTTGGAATCCGGACGAACGGGCAGAAACCATCCTGCGCAATTCCGGTGCTTTGATCCAGCATCGCGCCGGTGACCGAGCATTTTATTCGCTCAGAACCGACAGCATCACCCTGCCCCTGCGTGAGCAATTCGCTGATGCGGGGCATTACTATGCCGTTGCCCTGCATGAATTAGGCCATTGGACCGGGCATGAGACCCGGCTAAATCGTGATATGTCCCATCCGTTCGGCAGCGAAGGTTATGCCCGGGAAGAATTGCGGGCAGAAATCGCATCTTTGATGCTGAGCCAGGACTTGGGCGTTTCTTTCCATCCCAAACAACATGCCAGCTATGTAGACAGTTGGATTAAAGCGTTACAAGATGATCCGATGGAAATCATGCGGGCCGCTGCTGATGCGGAAAAAATACATGCTTATGTTATGGAACTGGCCCAGATGCAGACAGTTGAGCAGCAGCAGGAGGAGAGTATGGGGCAAACCCAGCAGAACATAGATGAAGCCAGTCTGGATGCGGAACGGCAGGCTCTCCAGGCTGTTCAAGATGGATCCATCGCTGAATCGGTCGACTCATTGGTCAAAGAGCACCGTGTATCAGATCTCAAACAATTAGATGCCATCGTGGCCACGATAGAAGAGAGTGGTCGGCAAGGTGCTTTTTGGCAGCGGCATCAGCCGCCGGCAGACGAAGCAGCTTTTTTGGTTAAGTTGGTTGAAGCCAGAACGGTCTTGGATGATGCTGTGCACCAGATGGCAGCCGAGGTCGAGTCGGTGGCCGAACAGCTGCAACCGTTCTTGCCGCCGCAATCGGATGACGAGACAGTCAAAATCGTATCTGATGAAAAACGCTATGTACAAATCCCGTATGCGGACAAAAATGAAGCCAAAGCCCTGGGTGCCCGTTGGGATAAGGAGAAGAAATCCTGGTATATCCCCCCTGGCGTTAATCAAGCACCATTTGAAAAATGGTTGAACAGCCCGGTCAATCAGGCACAAACGGTTAGTACCACGGAACCGGCCGCCGACAAAATTCTGATTGATGTCCCGTACCGTGAAAAAAATGATGCACGCGCCCTAGGTGCCCGTTGGGATAAAGAACAGAAATCCTGGTACATCCCGGCTGGCACCAATGCCGCCCTGTTTGCCCGCTGGATGCAGGCGAAACCGGAGGTTGTTGCAGAAGAAGCGGCTCCCGATTCAATGCCGCAAGATGCGGCGGTCGAGCAGCAAGCAGCTGCGGTGCAGCAAGAACGGCAGGCAATCCGGCAGCAACAGGGTGACCAAACGCTTGAACGGGTGTATTTGGCCGTACCGTATGCCGAACGCGGTGCAGCCAAGGAACAAGGTGCCCGCTGGGATAAGGCCAACAAGTCTTGGTACATCACCAGCGATCATCCCAATTTATCGGCCGTTGCCAAATGGCTGCCGGAAAACCAAGCGCTTCAGAGCGAACCGGCGATGTCGCCGCAAGAAGAGTTTGCCGATAAGTTGCGTGAATTGGGCTGCGTGGTGGAGAAGGGGCATCCGTTCATGGACGGGCAAAAGCACCGCATTACCACGGTTGGCGATAAAGCCGGAGAGAAATCCGGCTTCTACATCGCTTATCTGGATGGGCATCCGGCCGGTTATGTGAAGAATAACCGGACCGGCCAAGAAGAGCGTTGGAAAGCCAAAGGTCATAGTTTATCGCCGGCAGAAAAAGCTAAACTGGCTGCCGAAAGTGCCAGCAAACTTCAACAGCGCGAAGAACAAAAGCGGCAGGCGCAAGAGGCGGCGGTTGAGCGCATCAAACACTATATGCGCGGTTATCAACCGGTGTCGGAACCAACCCCTTATTTACAGACGAAAGGCATCCAACCGCAACCGGGTATTTTTACCGACCGTACCGGCCAGAAAACCTATATCCCGGTTTATAACATCGAGGGCGAATTGCGTTCGATGCAGTATATCCAACCGGACGGCACCAAACGTTTCGCCAAGGACAGCCAACAGGAGGGCGGTTTGCACGTCGTGGGCGCCCGCGACCTACAAACCGCCAGTACCATCGTGTTGGCCGAGGGCTACGCCACCGCCGCCACTATTAACGAAGCCACGGACGAGACCGTGGCCTGTGTCGCCGCGTTTAATTCCGGTAACCTGCCGTTGGTGGCCGCCGAATTAAGCCGCCGCTATCCGGAAAAACAATTTTTGGTTGCCGGGGATGATGATTTGGCGGTGCAGGCCAAACAAGGGCGCAACCCCGGACGGGAAAAAGCCATGGAAGCAGCGGCCGTGTTGAACTGCCCGGCGGTGTTGCCGGTTTTCGCCCCCGGCGAACAATCGGCTGATCAAAAAGCGTTCACCGATTTCAACGATTTGGCACAGAAATCGGCGTTTGGCCGTGAAGGCGTGGCCAAACAAATCGGTGAAAAAATCCGTGCTCAGGCTGTTACCCAAACGGCTCGGCACGACCGGAAGCCGCCTCAGCCAGAACGGGAGCAAGCCGTAGCAGTTAAAAAACGCAGTGGTCCGCGTCGTTAG
- a CDS encoding DNA topoisomerase 3, which yields MSRLYIAEKPDVARALREALDLPAERLDGYFKCSNGDMITWCYGHMLQLMDPEDYDPKYQQWSLEHLPIVHIPWRKKPLPDSAVQLQLIGKLLQQAAEVVHAGDPDEEGQLLVDEVLEYFSWRLPVKRVLINDNNASVVRKALAQMRDNAEYRGLSQSAEARSVSDQLYGYNLTRAYTLKAREQGFNGVLSVGRVQTPMLGLVVRRDRENQNHVKQYYYQVQGNFEVSGQVFSARYQPQPDTDALDDKGRLARQDEAEAIARECSGQSAKILAAKISHKTQAPPLPYNLLKLQADCARKFGLKPDQVKDITQVLREKYKLITYNRSDCQYLNDEHHAEAPVILAAIGQNAPLFARVLAKADPTIKSRAFNNEKVSAHHGIIPTRATADFSRLTEDEQRIYLLIARSYIAQFYPVHEFDQTDLTIQVGQRQFGCRSHSTTAAGWQVLYKNDQGNTETQQGGGAEAISEIDLRNLHQGDTGCCRTAEAVSLETKPKPLYTVDTLLNDLTRVAKYIQNDQLRKILIEKDKEKEGEHGGIGTPATRDEILRNLFDRGYLVEKGKHIVSTEIGRQLYDALPDQAKYPDMTALWHQQQQYIVKGELDAERFVRNLMEYIGGEVARVQQDGIQLAIKKYPCPNCGKPLRRMKGGKGFFWGCTGYKDGCKTSFSDKAGRPVLVPKKPEPSSKYECTACGSKLIRRAGKRKGTHFWGCSSYPDCKQYYPDLNGKPDYSQTKG from the coding sequence ATGAGCAGACTGTATATTGCCGAAAAACCAGACGTGGCGCGTGCTTTGCGCGAGGCATTGGATCTGCCGGCCGAACGGCTGGACGGCTATTTCAAGTGCAGTAACGGCGACATGATTACCTGGTGCTACGGCCATATGCTGCAACTGATGGATCCGGAAGATTACGATCCAAAGTATCAGCAATGGTCACTTGAGCACTTACCGATTGTCCATATCCCTTGGCGTAAAAAACCGTTACCCGACAGTGCCGTCCAGTTACAGCTAATCGGCAAGTTGTTGCAACAGGCAGCGGAAGTCGTGCATGCCGGCGATCCGGATGAAGAAGGGCAGTTGTTGGTGGATGAGGTGTTGGAATATTTTTCTTGGCGCTTGCCGGTCAAACGGGTGCTTATTAACGACAATAATGCCAGCGTGGTACGCAAAGCCTTGGCGCAGATGCGTGACAATGCCGAGTACCGCGGTTTGTCCCAGTCGGCGGAAGCCCGTTCGGTCAGTGATCAGTTGTACGGCTACAACCTGACCCGGGCCTACACCTTAAAAGCGCGGGAGCAGGGATTTAACGGCGTGTTGTCGGTAGGACGGGTGCAAACGCCGATGCTGGGTTTGGTGGTGCGGCGTGACCGGGAAAATCAAAACCATGTCAAACAGTATTACTACCAGGTACAGGGAAATTTTGAGGTATCCGGCCAAGTCTTTTCCGCCCGCTATCAACCGCAACCGGATACGGATGCGTTAGATGACAAAGGCCGTTTGGCGCGGCAGGATGAGGCAGAAGCCATTGCCCGGGAATGCAGCGGGCAGTCGGCAAAAATTTTAGCCGCTAAAATTTCCCACAAAACCCAGGCACCGCCGCTGCCATACAATCTGCTGAAGCTGCAAGCTGATTGCGCCCGCAAGTTCGGCTTGAAGCCGGACCAAGTCAAAGACATTACCCAAGTGTTACGCGAAAAATACAAACTGATTACCTATAACCGCAGCGACTGCCAGTATCTGAATGACGAGCATCATGCGGAGGCACCGGTGATTTTGGCGGCCATCGGGCAGAATGCGCCGCTGTTTGCCCGGGTTTTGGCGAAAGCCGACCCGACCATCAAAAGCCGGGCATTCAATAATGAAAAGGTTTCTGCCCACCACGGCATTATCCCGACCCGGGCAACGGCCGATTTCAGCCGTCTGACCGAAGACGAGCAGCGGATTTATCTGCTGATTGCCCGTTCTTATATCGCCCAGTTTTACCCGGTGCATGAGTTCGACCAAACCGACTTAACCATCCAAGTCGGCCAGCGGCAGTTCGGTTGCCGCAGCCATAGCACTACGGCTGCCGGTTGGCAGGTGCTGTACAAGAACGACCAGGGCAATACAGAAACCCAGCAGGGTGGGGGAGCGGAAGCCATATCGGAAATCGATTTGCGTAACCTCCATCAAGGCGATACCGGCTGTTGCCGGACTGCCGAAGCCGTGAGTCTGGAGACCAAGCCCAAACCGCTGTATACCGTCGATACCTTGCTAAACGACCTGACCCGGGTGGCTAAATACATCCAGAATGACCAACTCCGGAAAATTTTGATTGAAAAAGATAAGGAAAAAGAAGGCGAACATGGCGGCATCGGTACACCGGCGACCCGGGACGAGATTTTACGCAACCTGTTCGACCGTGGTTATTTGGTCGAAAAAGGGAAACATATTGTCAGTACCGAGATCGGTCGTCAGCTATACGATGCCTTGCCGGATCAGGCCAAATATCCGGATATGACCGCTTTGTGGCACCAACAGCAGCAGTACATCGTTAAAGGCGAATTGGATGCCGAACGCTTTGTCCGCAACTTAATGGAATACATAGGCGGCGAAGTGGCTCGGGTGCAGCAGGACGGCATTCAGCTTGCAATCAAAAAATACCCCTGTCCCAATTGCGGCAAACCGCTGCGTCGGATGAAAGGCGGCAAAGGCTTCTTTTGGGGGTGTACCGGTTACAAAGACGGGTGTAAGACTTCTTTTTCCGACAAGGCGGGGCGGCCGGTTCTGGTGCCGAAAAAGCCGGAACCCAGCAGCAAATATGAATGCACGGCCTGCGGCAGTAAATTGATCAGACGGGCCGGTAAACGTAAAGGAACGCATTTTTGGGGGTGCAGCAGTTATCCCGACTGCAAACAATATTACCCCGATCTCAATGGGAAACCGGACTACTCACAGACGAAAGGATGA
- a CDS encoding YcbK family protein, translated as MDRRKFLQGAVGTLGAGMLGLPTIALADDNRFWLRDRKLSIYRPASGERQNVTFFKDGRYSQDGYRRLCWLFRDVVDGNAVIAMNISLFNLLFAQQQYLRAIGRSNPLLVLHSGYRTRRHNNTLEGAAKNSRHLVGDAADFHFRQATLEEVLALARRFRVGGIGTYSTFVHNDIGRYREWRG; from the coding sequence TTGGATCGTAGGAAATTTTTACAGGGTGCGGTTGGTACGCTGGGTGCCGGTATGCTTGGTTTGCCGACCATTGCCCTGGCTGACGACAATCGTTTTTGGCTGCGTGACCGCAAATTATCGATATATCGGCCGGCTTCAGGCGAAAGGCAAAATGTTACATTTTTCAAGGACGGCCGCTATTCACAAGATGGTTATCGGCGGTTGTGCTGGCTGTTTCGTGACGTAGTGGACGGCAATGCCGTCATTGCCATGAATATCAGCCTGTTTAACCTGCTGTTCGCCCAGCAGCAGTATCTGCGTGCTATTGGCCGCAGCAATCCGCTGTTGGTCTTGCACAGCGGCTATCGTACCCGCCGGCACAACAATACTTTGGAAGGGGCAGCAAAAAATTCACGCCACTTGGTCGGGGATGCGGCCGATTTCCATTTCCGACAGGCGACGTTGGAGGAAGTGCTGGCACTGGCCAGGCGTTTTCGGGTCGGCGGTATCGGGACGTACAGTACTTTCGTACACAACGACATCGGTCGCTACCGTGAGTGGCGCGGTTGA